Proteins from a single region of Belliella baltica DSM 15883:
- a CDS encoding S9 family peptidase, which produces MHSKTKTLFLLFFLIWNVSVGQNKELIQLTDLTQIVTTSSHQILPDGKQVVFVKNYIENTEKEQYAYKSQIWISELSSPFESRMLTSSEYNVSSFAVSPDGSKIAYVRPKDGKAQIWILPLNGGESQVLTNEKNGASNPQWSPDGKKILFTSTLPIWAIDGRPEWEHQRPGREYGDEPNYKAINAGIGMEETKPNPDGNLEELRAWLAKNAAKNDPRVIDRLNFLGERDLSPDLYFSHLGVYDFESQQSEMLTQGFQSYFGATWAPDASYILASSLKNDEHPDLTSHTEIWKIDLKTKASGKFFGLDNHRIGNPSFSPDRKWILVNGQNVEEPSYNQSMIGLMKADGTGFKWLTESLDRSISSGQWTADSQFIYFTGGNQGGTSLWKVNINNGKIDPIITGPVGVGNLHILGQKMVYSLIKIENPSEFYVSDLANKNPQQVSKFNESWLVGKQISKPIAHQIQTSDGFEVDYWVMEPVNKKEGVKYPTVLQMHGGPSAMWGPGEGSMWHEFQVMTAMGYGVVYANPRGSGGYGKAFQKGNYRDWGDGPSADVLGSLDDASSKYNWINKDQYFLTGGSYAGYLTAWIVSHDHRFKAAFSQRGVYELTFFMGEGNAWRLVPNHFGYPWEDGVKEIMDYNSPQTYVQNIKTPLLIKHGDVDLRTGVRQSELLYKSLKILGRPVEYVRYPEEGHEMSRSGAVHRRIDRIGRIIEFFERYVTHP; this is translated from the coding sequence ATGCACTCAAAAACAAAAACCCTTTTCCTATTATTCTTCCTTATTTGGAACGTATCTGTAGGACAGAACAAAGAGTTGATCCAACTCACGGATTTGACGCAAATAGTCACTACTTCTTCCCACCAAATCCTTCCTGATGGAAAGCAAGTTGTCTTTGTCAAAAACTACATAGAAAATACGGAGAAAGAGCAATATGCTTACAAAAGCCAAATATGGATCAGTGAACTTTCTAGCCCATTTGAAAGCAGGATGCTCACTTCAAGTGAATATAATGTATCATCATTTGCAGTGTCTCCAGACGGTTCTAAAATAGCCTACGTCAGACCAAAAGATGGCAAAGCGCAAATTTGGATTCTTCCGCTCAATGGAGGCGAGAGTCAGGTGCTTACCAATGAAAAGAATGGTGCAAGTAATCCTCAATGGTCACCTGATGGAAAGAAAATTCTATTTACCTCGACTTTACCCATCTGGGCTATAGATGGAAGACCAGAATGGGAGCACCAAAGACCCGGTCGCGAATATGGCGACGAACCAAACTATAAAGCTATAAATGCTGGAATTGGCATGGAAGAAACAAAGCCAAACCCTGATGGAAACCTAGAGGAGCTTCGTGCTTGGTTAGCAAAAAATGCCGCTAAAAATGATCCAAGAGTAATTGACAGATTGAATTTTCTGGGAGAAAGAGATCTCAGCCCTGATTTATACTTTTCACATTTAGGTGTTTATGATTTTGAAAGTCAACAATCAGAGATGTTGACACAAGGTTTTCAAAGTTATTTTGGAGCTACATGGGCTCCTGATGCCAGCTATATTTTAGCTTCATCATTGAAAAATGATGAACACCCAGATCTAACTTCACATACAGAAATATGGAAGATTGATTTAAAGACTAAAGCATCAGGTAAATTTTTTGGGTTAGACAATCATAGAATAGGAAATCCGAGTTTTTCTCCTGATAGAAAATGGATTCTCGTTAATGGTCAAAATGTAGAAGAACCAAGTTACAATCAAAGCATGATTGGCTTGATGAAAGCAGACGGAACAGGCTTCAAATGGTTGACAGAATCTCTTGATAGAAGTATTTCAAGTGGTCAGTGGACAGCAGATAGCCAGTTTATCTACTTTACAGGAGGTAATCAAGGAGGAACCTCACTTTGGAAAGTAAATATTAATAACGGAAAAATTGACCCAATCATAACAGGTCCAGTTGGAGTTGGCAATCTTCACATTTTGGGTCAGAAGATGGTATATAGCTTGATCAAAATCGAAAACCCCTCAGAGTTTTATGTTTCGGATCTAGCAAATAAAAACCCACAGCAAGTCAGTAAATTCAATGAAAGTTGGTTAGTAGGAAAACAAATCTCTAAACCTATCGCCCATCAAATCCAAACCTCTGATGGATTTGAAGTAGATTATTGGGTAATGGAGCCAGTGAATAAAAAAGAAGGAGTGAAATACCCAACTGTCTTGCAAATGCATGGTGGCCCTTCTGCCATGTGGGGACCAGGAGAAGGATCAATGTGGCATGAATTTCAAGTGATGACAGCCATGGGATATGGCGTGGTGTATGCTAACCCAAGAGGAAGCGGTGGATATGGAAAAGCCTTTCAAAAAGGAAATTATAGAGATTGGGGAGATGGCCCTTCGGCAGATGTACTTGGTTCGCTAGATGATGCTTCTTCAAAATATAATTGGATAAATAAAGATCAATATTTTCTAACAGGAGGATCCTATGCTGGATATTTGACAGCTTGGATAGTAAGTCATGATCATAGATTCAAAGCTGCTTTTTCTCAAAGAGGCGTTTACGAATTGACCTTTTTCATGGGAGAAGGAAATGCTTGGAGATTAGTTCCCAATCATTTTGGCTATCCATGGGAAGATGGAGTGAAAGAAATCATGGACTATAACAGTCCTCAAACTTATGTTCAGAATATCAAAACTCCATTACTAATCAAACATGGAGATGTTGATTTACGAACTGGAGTTAGGCAGTCCGAACTTCTTTACAAAAGCTTAAAAATCTTAGGAAGACCAGTAGAATATGTACGATATCCTGAGGAAGGACACGAAATGTCACGATCAGGAGCAGTGCATAGAAGAATAGACAGAATTGGGAGAATTATTGAATTTTTCGAACGATACGTCACTCATCCTTAA
- a CDS encoding efflux RND transporter permease subunit — protein sequence MFELFIRRPILSTVISVFITLLGLLALTSLPITQFPEIVPPSVTVTAKYTGANAEVLSKAVATPLERAINGVPGMSYMTSVNTNDGITLINIVFEVGTDPDQAAVNVQNRVATVLDELPEEVIRAGVQTEKEVNSMLLYLNLMTSDTTQDEKFVYNFADINILPELKRIDGVGFAQIMGSRDYAMRVWLNPDRLVAYNLTPQDVTEAIRNQNVEAAPGKSGISSDRDPQALQYVLRYTGKFNQEIDFENITLKALPDGSLLKLRDVAEVQFDSQDYNMVSMTDGRPSASIMIKQRPGSNAREVIDNIKAKMEELQVSSFPPGMEFNYSYDVSRFLDASIFEVIKTLVEAFILVSIVVFIFLQDFRSTLIPAIAVPVSLIGTFAFMQLFGFSINLLTLFALVLAIGIVVDNAIVVVEAVHVKMHELKLNALEATLEAMKEIGGAIVAITLVMSAVFIPVSFLSGPVGIFYRQFSLTLAIAIVISGINALTLSPALCALLLRPSDVEHDPKSGILQRFFFNFNKRYDQLAGKYASVIKNIAGRRTITFGGLVLFFGLTYGGLSIVPGGFIPNEDQGMIYVNVTTPPGATVERTSVIMDQVQASLLPMEEVETISTLAGYSLLTETAGASYGMGMINLVDWSDRDKNVNQLIEDYQDRVSHIKGADVQFFSPPPVPGFGNASGFELRLQDKTGGNLEVMAQVSQEFVETLNKRPELKEVFTNFEPNFPQYIINVDHDKAAKLGISVNDAMETLQSYVGSFYSSNFIRFGQMYKVMIQAAPEYRTSPESILSMYTKNDRGQMVPYSNFITLERVYGPEQLSRYNMFTSALISGDAADGFSSGDAIKAVEEVAMQTLPRGFDTDWSGITREQIASGNQAIYIFLICLLFVYLLLSAQYESYFLPLPVILSLPAGIFGSFLFLKMTGLENDIYAQVSLVMLIGLLGKNAILIIEIAIQNRAKGLSILQSAINGGVERLRPILMTSFAFICGLIPLTLASGAGAIGNRTIGTAAAGGMLIGTLIGVFLIPGLYVVFETLNSKFKKNEVQVETQKQVQ from the coding sequence ATGTTTGAATTATTCATTAGAAGGCCAATACTTTCTACAGTAATATCTGTATTTATTACCCTTTTAGGACTATTGGCATTGACATCTTTACCGATAACACAGTTCCCTGAAATCGTACCACCCTCAGTGACTGTCACTGCTAAATACACAGGTGCAAATGCAGAGGTGTTGTCCAAAGCTGTAGCTACTCCTTTAGAGCGTGCCATCAACGGTGTACCCGGGATGAGTTATATGACTTCTGTCAATACAAATGATGGCATAACCTTGATCAATATTGTATTTGAAGTAGGAACTGATCCAGATCAAGCAGCGGTCAATGTACAGAATAGGGTTGCCACGGTATTGGATGAGCTCCCTGAAGAGGTGATTAGAGCTGGAGTACAGACAGAAAAGGAAGTAAATAGTATGTTGCTTTACCTTAATTTGATGACTTCAGATACGACGCAGGATGAGAAGTTTGTTTATAATTTTGCTGATATTAATATACTTCCTGAACTAAAAAGAATTGATGGGGTTGGTTTTGCTCAAATAATGGGCTCAAGAGATTATGCCATGCGAGTTTGGCTTAATCCTGATCGTCTTGTTGCATATAATTTGACTCCTCAAGATGTAACAGAAGCTATCCGAAATCAAAATGTGGAAGCAGCTCCAGGAAAGTCAGGTATATCTTCGGATAGAGATCCTCAAGCCCTTCAATATGTCTTGAGATATACCGGGAAATTTAATCAAGAAATTGATTTTGAGAATATTACTTTGAAAGCATTGCCAGATGGTTCTTTGCTTAAGTTAAGAGATGTGGCCGAGGTGCAGTTTGATTCTCAAGATTATAATATGGTTTCGATGACTGATGGAAGACCTTCGGCATCTATTATGATCAAACAGCGTCCTGGGTCTAATGCTAGAGAAGTGATAGACAATATCAAAGCTAAGATGGAAGAGCTTCAGGTTTCTTCATTCCCACCAGGAATGGAGTTTAACTATTCCTATGATGTTTCAAGGTTTTTAGATGCTTCAATTTTTGAAGTGATTAAGACTTTGGTAGAAGCTTTTATTTTAGTTTCGATCGTGGTTTTTATATTCCTTCAAGATTTTAGATCAACTTTGATTCCGGCCATAGCTGTACCAGTATCTTTGATTGGTACGTTTGCATTTATGCAATTATTTGGGTTTTCAATTAATTTATTAACTCTTTTTGCTTTGGTTCTAGCAATTGGAATTGTCGTGGACAATGCCATCGTTGTAGTTGAAGCTGTTCATGTAAAGATGCATGAGTTAAAGTTAAATGCGCTGGAAGCTACATTAGAAGCAATGAAAGAAATTGGCGGAGCTATTGTTGCGATTACTTTAGTGATGTCAGCAGTATTTATTCCAGTGAGTTTTCTGTCAGGTCCTGTTGGGATATTTTACAGACAGTTTTCTCTAACTTTAGCCATTGCTATAGTTATTTCAGGGATCAATGCTTTGACACTTTCTCCTGCCTTATGTGCTTTGTTGTTAAGGCCTTCAGATGTAGAGCATGATCCAAAAAGTGGAATTTTGCAAAGGTTCTTTTTTAATTTTAATAAAAGGTACGATCAGCTTGCTGGTAAGTATGCAAGTGTAATCAAAAATATTGCGGGAAGAAGAACCATCACTTTTGGTGGATTAGTTCTGTTTTTTGGCCTTACCTATGGCGGATTATCAATAGTTCCTGGCGGATTTATTCCCAATGAAGATCAAGGGATGATTTATGTAAATGTGACAACTCCACCTGGTGCGACAGTTGAAAGAACTAGTGTAATTATGGATCAAGTGCAGGCCAGTCTCTTACCAATGGAAGAAGTTGAGACAATTTCTACACTGGCAGGATATTCGTTATTGACGGAGACTGCAGGAGCTTCTTATGGAATGGGAATGATCAACTTGGTCGATTGGAGTGACAGAGATAAAAATGTCAATCAGTTGATAGAGGATTATCAGGATAGAGTTTCTCATATCAAAGGAGCGGATGTTCAATTTTTCTCCCCACCACCTGTTCCCGGCTTTGGTAATGCTTCAGGATTTGAATTGAGACTTCAAGATAAGACAGGAGGGAATCTTGAAGTTATGGCACAAGTTAGCCAAGAGTTTGTAGAGACTTTGAATAAGCGACCAGAACTTAAGGAGGTTTTCACCAATTTTGAGCCGAATTTCCCTCAATATATCATTAATGTAGATCATGATAAGGCTGCAAAGCTTGGTATTTCTGTCAATGATGCAATGGAAACACTTCAGAGTTATGTGGGGAGTTTTTATTCTTCCAATTTCATTAGGTTTGGACAGATGTACAAAGTGATGATACAAGCTGCACCTGAATACAGGACATCTCCTGAGTCAATTCTGAGTATGTACACAAAGAATGATCGTGGGCAGATGGTTCCCTATTCCAACTTTATTACACTTGAAAGAGTCTATGGTCCAGAGCAATTGTCTAGATACAATATGTTTACATCAGCTTTGATTAGTGGTGATGCAGCTGATGGTTTTTCTTCAGGGGATGCAATCAAAGCTGTAGAAGAGGTTGCTATGCAAACTCTGCCAAGAGGTTTTGATACAGACTGGTCAGGAATTACAAGAGAGCAAATTGCTTCGGGTAATCAAGCTATTTATATCTTTTTGATTTGTCTGCTATTCGTATATCTGCTGCTTTCAGCTCAATATGAAAGTTATTTCCTTCCACTTCCTGTGATTTTATCTCTTCCGGCAGGGATTTTTGGATCCTTTTTATTCCTCAAAATGACTGGTTTAGAAAATGATATTTATGCACAAGTATCTTTGGTGATGTTAATTGGACTTTTGGGTAAAAACGCCATCTTAATTATAGAGATAGCTATTCAAAACAGAGCTAAAGGACTTTCAATACTACAAAGTGCAATCAATGGAGGAGTAGAAAGACTTAGACCAATTCTGATGACTTCTTTTGCATTTATCTGTGGTCTCATTCCACTGACCCTTGCATCAGGCGCTGGAGCAATAGGAAATAGAACGATCGGTACTGCAGCCGCAGGAGGGATGTTGATAGGGACATTGATTGGGGTATTTCTGATCCCAGGACTTTATGTAGTTTTTGAAACATTAAATTCAAAATTCAAGAAAAATGAAGTGCAAGTCGAAACTCAAAAACAAGTACAATGA
- a CDS encoding efflux RND transporter periplasmic adaptor subunit, translating to MHLNFSKSIFSFSFLAAVILTSCQSGNGKNQSNVILADIPVLDLQPKSIEVPKTYVADLQAVQFVEVRAKVEGFVDKIYVDEGQTVKKGQPLFQLTSNEFNEMVNSANAKLMQARAEAKSTALEVERLKILVDKKIISPSELELARAKNSVSQSAILETEALLKNAQTGLSYTTIRAPFDGIVDRIPYKTGSLVTAGDLLTNITDISEVFAYYKVTENEYLKYMRDRLESKKMSALEEDEVVSLILSDGQTYQYSGKLETMEADFEKGTGSIAFRVRFPNPDKLIKHGASGKIQMDNTLENIFLIPQKSTFEIQDYSYVYILDKDNKVRVRSFVPLQRYGVYYISDSFEPGDKIIFEGIQQLKDGMEIIPMRVSEKEAYDTLVNAF from the coding sequence ATGCATTTGAACTTCTCAAAAAGTATTTTCAGTTTCTCTTTCTTAGCTGCTGTCATTTTAACTTCTTGTCAGTCAGGAAATGGAAAGAATCAATCTAATGTGATCCTAGCAGATATTCCTGTGCTAGATCTTCAACCAAAATCTATCGAAGTCCCAAAGACCTATGTTGCAGATCTTCAAGCTGTTCAATTTGTAGAAGTAAGGGCTAAAGTAGAGGGTTTTGTAGATAAAATTTACGTGGACGAAGGTCAAACTGTCAAAAAAGGGCAGCCACTTTTTCAATTGACCTCGAATGAATTCAATGAGATGGTTAATTCTGCAAATGCTAAATTGATGCAAGCTAGAGCAGAGGCTAAATCTACTGCACTTGAAGTTGAAAGACTCAAAATTTTGGTAGATAAAAAGATCATTTCTCCATCTGAGTTAGAATTGGCAAGAGCAAAAAACTCTGTGTCTCAATCTGCAATTCTTGAAACAGAGGCATTGCTAAAAAATGCTCAAACCGGATTGTCTTACACTACGATCAGAGCACCTTTTGATGGGATAGTTGATCGAATCCCTTATAAAACAGGAAGTTTAGTCACAGCAGGTGACCTTTTAACTAATATCACAGATATTTCTGAGGTATTTGCTTACTACAAAGTCACAGAAAACGAATATCTCAAATATATGCGAGATAGACTGGAGTCAAAAAAAATGTCAGCTTTAGAAGAAGATGAAGTCGTTTCTTTAATCCTTTCTGATGGACAGACCTATCAATATTCAGGTAAATTAGAAACTATGGAGGCAGATTTTGAAAAAGGTACGGGATCGATTGCCTTTAGAGTAAGATTTCCTAATCCAGATAAGCTGATTAAACATGGCGCTAGTGGTAAAATCCAAATGGATAATACTTTGGAGAATATATTTCTTATCCCCCAAAAATCAACTTTTGAGATTCAAGATTATAGCTATGTCTATATTTTGGATAAAGACAATAAAGTAAGAGTAAGAAGTTTTGTTCCACTTCAAAGATATGGTGTGTATTATATTTCAGATAGTTTTGAACCTGGAGATAAGATAATTTTTGAAGGTATTCAGCAGTTGAAAGATGGCATGGAAATCATTCCTATGCGTGTTTCTGAAAAGGAAGCTTATGATACTTTGGTAAATGCTTTTTAA
- a CDS encoding S9 family peptidase, protein MMKKRMIYVFAAFLLIFNSYAQEEKAPKPMDWKDIPSWKSISTNSVKISPDGKWMAYAMLQVEGDGELIIKKTDDPEYKKTYKVGSSSFVNMAFSDDSKWIAFKEYPTEKEKKANEKAKKPLSEKVILLNLTDEKKTEFDKVSNFSFNGETSSHLALNLTKEGTNGDAKGSDLLLVKLATGVKQNMGNVLEFSFNKTGTHLAYTVDAANQSGNGIYLMNVSNGTTQVLDSDAASYKSINWTEKGDAFALLKLVKDKKFKQDQGKIIGVKSLTNPQVTLYDPLKDSINFSKDYTISPNRRPQWSEDLSKLFYGIHPLILAKKEDEKSNKKVNEDSVKKAEAEKLAKIMADSSIKSISDLQKAIAKADSSKTKPTSSSDDLTKPDMTIWHWQDARLQSRQQVLENQDKNYSFWAMFDLKSSKHTALQDSSMKELSLMPKEKYALGADLSAYELDINLDGQNYRDIYIVDLSTGEKKMLFEKFYLPSYSSFPRSSPDGTKMMYGLDGHYYIFDLVKGTKTNITESLPTTFVDIEDDHNVTKPLHGSLGWSHDSNYVLLRDGWDIWQVPLNPKEKAINLTKNGKAEKIRYQTRFVLDDEEKGYDWRKAQYFRTYGEKSKKSGIVKIDPSKSGLQAGVKTLIWEDANINRFSKAKSADVFYFTREKFNKPTEFFLTDSQISKQTQISENTPDAENYLWSSGAKLIDYISDKGDSLQGALFLPATYQEGKKYPTIIYYYEKLSQTLHNYNAPGFSGTGWNPNIYTSNGYAVFIPDIVYTMDDPGMSAVWCVLPGVKEAIKSGVIDESRMGLHGHSWGGYQTSFLITQTDMFKAAAAGAPLTNMISMYDLIYWNSGGGNMSIFEASQGRFKGAPWENWESYQRNSPVYHVKNVKTPLLMLHNDKDGAVDFTQGIEYYNALRRLKKPVIMVQYKGENHGLSKLENRKDYSVRMMEFFDHHLKGTEAPDWIASGVDKLKLEEHLETRVFINN, encoded by the coding sequence ATGATGAAAAAAAGAATGATTTATGTCTTTGCAGCATTCCTGTTGATATTCAACAGCTATGCTCAAGAGGAGAAGGCTCCAAAACCTATGGATTGGAAAGACATTCCTTCATGGAAGTCAATTTCTACTAATAGTGTGAAAATCTCACCCGATGGCAAGTGGATGGCTTATGCCATGCTTCAAGTGGAAGGTGATGGAGAGTTGATCATAAAGAAAACAGATGATCCTGAGTATAAAAAAACTTACAAAGTAGGCTCTTCAAGTTTTGTAAATATGGCATTTTCAGATGATAGCAAATGGATTGCTTTCAAAGAATACCCTACAGAAAAAGAGAAAAAAGCGAATGAAAAAGCTAAAAAGCCACTTTCTGAAAAAGTTATTTTATTGAACCTCACTGATGAAAAGAAAACAGAGTTTGACAAAGTATCAAACTTTTCATTCAATGGAGAAACATCAAGTCATCTCGCTTTGAACCTAACCAAAGAAGGGACAAACGGAGATGCAAAAGGCTCAGATCTACTCTTAGTAAAACTTGCCACAGGCGTGAAACAAAACATGGGTAATGTACTTGAATTTTCATTCAACAAGACAGGAACTCACCTTGCCTACACAGTAGACGCAGCCAATCAATCTGGAAACGGGATCTATCTCATGAATGTCAGCAATGGAACTACTCAAGTTTTAGATAGCGATGCAGCTTCATATAAGTCTATCAATTGGACTGAAAAAGGTGATGCATTTGCTCTTTTAAAATTGGTTAAAGACAAGAAATTTAAACAAGATCAAGGAAAAATAATCGGTGTGAAAAGCCTAACAAACCCTCAGGTTACCTTATATGATCCTTTGAAAGACTCCATCAATTTCTCAAAAGACTATACAATCAGCCCTAACAGAAGGCCTCAGTGGTCTGAAGATTTGAGTAAATTATTCTATGGAATTCATCCTCTGATACTTGCAAAAAAAGAAGATGAAAAAAGTAATAAAAAAGTAAATGAAGATTCTGTAAAAAAAGCAGAAGCAGAAAAGCTTGCTAAAATAATGGCAGATTCTTCAATCAAATCTATTTCAGATCTTCAAAAGGCAATCGCAAAAGCGGATAGTTCTAAAACGAAACCCACATCTTCTTCTGATGACTTAACAAAACCTGACATGACTATCTGGCATTGGCAAGACGCAAGGCTACAATCTAGGCAGCAAGTGTTGGAGAATCAGGATAAGAACTATAGTTTTTGGGCAATGTTTGATCTCAAATCTTCAAAACACACTGCTTTGCAAGATAGCAGTATGAAAGAATTATCTTTGATGCCTAAGGAAAAATACGCTTTAGGGGCCGATTTGTCTGCTTATGAATTAGACATAAATTTAGATGGGCAGAATTATAGAGATATTTATATTGTCGACCTATCGACTGGAGAGAAAAAAATGCTCTTCGAAAAATTCTACCTTCCCTCTTATTCATCATTTCCTAGGTCTTCTCCTGATGGAACTAAAATGATGTATGGTCTAGATGGGCATTATTACATTTTTGATTTAGTAAAAGGTACCAAAACCAATATAACTGAATCTCTTCCAACGACTTTTGTAGACATTGAAGATGATCATAATGTAACCAAGCCACTTCATGGAAGCCTTGGATGGAGTCATGATAGCAATTATGTTTTACTTCGAGATGGTTGGGATATTTGGCAAGTTCCTCTCAATCCTAAAGAAAAAGCGATCAATTTAACTAAAAATGGAAAAGCTGAAAAAATTCGCTACCAAACACGATTTGTCTTAGATGACGAAGAGAAAGGTTATGACTGGAGAAAAGCACAATATTTCAGAACCTATGGAGAAAAATCAAAGAAAAGCGGCATTGTAAAAATTGATCCAAGCAAATCAGGACTACAAGCGGGAGTTAAAACTTTAATTTGGGAAGATGCAAATATCAATAGGTTTTCAAAAGCTAAGTCTGCCGATGTCTTTTACTTCACAAGAGAAAAATTCAATAAGCCTACAGAATTTTTCTTGACAGATTCTCAGATCAGCAAACAGACCCAAATATCAGAAAACACCCCTGATGCTGAGAATTACCTTTGGTCCTCTGGGGCAAAATTGATTGATTACATATCAGATAAAGGTGATTCTTTACAGGGGGCCTTATTCTTACCTGCTACTTATCAAGAAGGTAAAAAATATCCAACGATCATTTACTACTACGAGAAACTTTCACAGACATTGCATAATTATAATGCACCAGGATTTAGCGGAACTGGATGGAATCCTAATATTTATACAAGTAATGGCTATGCAGTCTTTATTCCAGATATTGTTTACACAATGGACGATCCGGGAATGTCAGCGGTATGGTGCGTGCTTCCGGGAGTGAAAGAAGCGATTAAATCGGGTGTAATTGATGAATCCAGAATGGGACTTCATGGTCACTCTTGGGGTGGTTATCAAACTTCTTTCTTAATCACTCAAACCGACATGTTCAAGGCAGCTGCTGCAGGTGCTCCGCTTACCAATATGATCTCGATGTATGATTTGATTTATTGGAATTCGGGTGGTGGAAATATGTCTATTTTCGAAGCTTCTCAGGGTCGATTCAAAGGAGCTCCTTGGGAAAATTGGGAATCATATCAAAGAAACTCCCCAGTTTACCATGTGAAAAATGTAAAAACTCCATTACTGATGTTGCACAATGATAAAGATGGCGCAGTAGATTTTACTCAAGGTATTGAATATTATAATGCCTTAAGAAGATTGAAAAAACCTGTCATAATGGTTCAATACAAAGGAGAGAATCATGGACTTTCCAAACTTGAAAATAGAAAAGATTATAGTGTGAGAATGATGGAATTCTTTGACCATCATCTCAAAGGAACAGAGGCACCAGATTGGATTGCTTCTGGTGTTGACAAACTTAAATTAGAAGAGCATTTAGAGACTCGAGTGTTTATAAACAACTAA
- a CDS encoding TolC family protein, translated as MKNNYKNIIIALSTGILLFSCKALKKTEQDQNIALPSTFDQLEALESDTLFNISLLNWENFFEDENLISLINIALDNNQDNLKTLERIKIARANYRIAKVGFLPEVNGIAGASSRKFGEYTMDGVGNADSNLSPTVPEDKLIPDPYRDFVIGAQFNWELDVWGKFKNKKKAAVARLMASQDMANHVKTWLITEVASAYFTLLGLDEELKILEEYIRLQELAFNLTKELKEAGKENQLALDQFEALMLYSKGQLIERQRELRSAELYLSSLLGVYDFDHLRDGLADIDMGSKLIQIGMPSQLLVNRPDIRSSELELIAAKADLNAARAAFFPSFNLFGMAGFNAFDFGKLFFNPASTAYQLGSGLMAPIFNRNAIRMSFEAANSEQKIALLAYEQTVFKSYLEILDLVNSIDQYAKQTELKVEEVTAQKRSVDNSNVMFSVGYANYLEVTNAQRRALEAEIELVELKVKQLQTKAKLYRALGGGWNQ; from the coding sequence ATGAAAAATAATTATAAAAATATAATCATTGCTTTAAGTACTGGGATTCTTCTGTTTTCATGTAAGGCACTCAAAAAAACTGAACAGGATCAGAACATAGCTTTACCGAGTACATTTGATCAATTGGAAGCTCTCGAATCAGATACTTTATTCAACATAAGCTTATTGAATTGGGAGAATTTTTTTGAAGATGAAAACCTGATTTCGCTTATCAATATTGCTTTGGATAACAATCAGGATAATTTAAAAACTTTGGAGCGAATCAAAATTGCGAGAGCAAATTATCGAATAGCTAAGGTTGGTTTTCTTCCAGAGGTAAATGGAATAGCAGGTGCTTCATCCAGAAAGTTTGGTGAATATACCATGGACGGAGTAGGGAATGCAGACTCCAACCTTTCGCCTACAGTGCCTGAGGATAAATTGATTCCAGACCCATATCGAGATTTTGTAATTGGTGCTCAATTCAATTGGGAATTGGATGTATGGGGAAAATTTAAGAATAAGAAAAAAGCTGCTGTGGCGAGGTTGATGGCTTCTCAGGACATGGCAAATCATGTTAAAACTTGGTTGATCACTGAGGTGGCCTCTGCATATTTTACATTACTTGGGCTTGATGAAGAGCTTAAAATCTTAGAAGAATATATCAGATTGCAGGAATTAGCTTTTAACTTAACTAAGGAATTGAAAGAAGCAGGAAAGGAAAATCAACTTGCATTAGATCAGTTTGAAGCGTTGATGCTTTATTCCAAAGGTCAATTGATAGAAAGACAAAGAGAGCTCCGTTCAGCAGAGTTATATTTATCAAGCTTGTTGGGAGTATATGATTTTGACCACCTTAGAGATGGTTTAGCTGATATAGATATGGGGTCAAAATTGATTCAGATTGGAATGCCTTCGCAGCTATTGGTGAATAGACCTGATATCAGAAGTTCGGAATTGGAATTAATAGCTGCAAAAGCTGACCTAAATGCAGCTAGAGCAGCATTTTTCCCCTCATTTAACTTATTTGGTATGGCTGGATTTAATGCTTTTGACTTTGGGAAATTATTTTTTAATCCTGCTTCGACAGCTTATCAGTTGGGGTCTGGATTGATGGCACCAATTTTCAACAGAAATGCAATTCGGATGTCATTTGAAGCAGCAAATTCTGAGCAAAAGATTGCTCTTTTAGCTTATGAGCAAACAGTATTCAAAAGTTATCTAGAGATCTTAGATTTAGTCAACTCAATAGATCAATATGCTAAGCAAACAGAATTGAAGGTTGAAGAAGTAACTGCTCAAAAAAGATCAGTTGATAATTCAAACGTGATGTTTTCTGTAGGATATGCTAATTATTTGGAAGTTACCAATGCCCAAAGAAGAGCTTTAGAGGCGGAAATTGAATTAGTAGAATTAAAAGTGAAACAATTGCAAACCAAAGCGAAGCTTTATAGAGCTCTTGGTGGAGGGTGGAACCAATGA